A stretch of Bos taurus isolate L1 Dominette 01449 registration number 42190680 breed Hereford chromosome 5, ARS-UCD2.0, whole genome shotgun sequence DNA encodes these proteins:
- the LOC107132535 gene encoding large ribosomal subunit protein eL38-like, translating to MPIRTSPWTVFADGGSCSPHLVTTPRKTEEIKSLLLTAGRKHARSVKIKKSKDDVKFKARSSRCLYTLVITDKEKAETWTRSLPPGLAEKELK from the exons ATGCCCATCCGCACGTCTCCCTGGACAGTGTTTGCGGATGGAGG TTCCTGCTCGCCGCACCTTGTCACCACGCCACGCAAAACTGAGGAAATCAAGAGCCTTCTGCTCACAGCCGGGCGAAAGCATGCCAGATCTGTCAAGATCAAGAAAAGTAAGGATGATGTGAAGTTTAAAGCTCGAAGCAGCAGATGCCTTTACACCTTGGTCATCACAGACAAAGAGAAGGCGGAGACGTGGACGCGGTCCCTGCCGCCCGGTTTGGCAGAGAAGGAGCTGAAATGA